A part of Thermus sp. LT1-2-5 genomic DNA contains:
- a CDS encoding fumarylacetoacetate hydrolase family protein has product MRLARFLAKGRVHQGVFREGLLLDEAGEAHDPKAVTWLLPFTPGKVLGVALNYAEHAEELGLTRPEEPALFWKPNTSLLPHQGVVRYPKGARFVHYEVELAVVVGRPMKRVKAKDALDYVLGYTIANDLVVRDYVTNTFRPPIRAKGRDTFLPLGPFLVVGEVEDPQNLWLRAYVNGELRQEGHTSRMLYSVAELLAFISEFMTLEPYDVLLTGTPKGISQVHPGDVMRLEIEGLGALENPIEEEP; this is encoded by the coding sequence ATGAGGCTCGCCCGCTTCCTCGCCAAGGGCCGGGTCCACCAGGGGGTCTTCCGGGAGGGCCTCCTCCTGGACGAGGCGGGGGAGGCCCACGACCCCAAGGCCGTCACCTGGCTTCTGCCCTTCACCCCGGGGAAGGTCCTGGGGGTGGCCCTCAACTACGCCGAGCACGCCGAAGAGCTGGGCTTAACCCGTCCCGAGGAGCCCGCCCTCTTTTGGAAACCCAACACCAGCCTCCTCCCCCACCAAGGGGTGGTGCGCTACCCCAAGGGGGCCCGGTTCGTCCACTACGAGGTGGAGCTCGCCGTGGTGGTGGGCAGGCCCATGAAGCGGGTGAAGGCCAAGGACGCCCTGGACTACGTCCTGGGCTACACCATCGCCAATGACCTGGTGGTGCGGGATTACGTGACCAATACCTTCCGCCCCCCCATCCGGGCCAAGGGGCGGGACACCTTCTTGCCCCTGGGGCCTTTCTTGGTGGTGGGGGAGGTGGAGGACCCGCAAAACCTCTGGCTAAGGGCCTACGTGAACGGGGAGCTGAGGCAGGAGGGGCACACCTCGAGGATGCTCTATTCCGTGGCGGAACTTTTGGCCTTCATCTCGGAGTTCATGACCCTGGAGCCCTACGATGTCCTCCTCACCGGCACCCCCAAGGGGATTAGCCAGGTGCATCCGGGGGACGTGATGCGGCTAGAGATCGAGGGCCTGGGGGCCTTGGAAAACCCCATAGAGGAGGAGCCATGA
- the hpaI gene encoding 2,4-dihydroxyhept-2-ene-1,7-dioic acid aldolase, whose protein sequence is MFRGSIPPLPTPFRKGKLDEEALRRLVERVVQGGSHGVSVGGTTGEPGTQTLEERKRAMEVVLDQVAGRVPVIPGTGALRLEETLELTRFAQEAGAQGALVIVPYYVKPNQEGLYRYFAQVAQAVPDFPLLIYNIPGRAGVEIAPKTVARLRRDFPNIVGLKHSSKDLEYLSHLFAEAGRDFLVFCGLESLTLPMMSLGAVGTIAATANWLPKEVALLCERALAGDYAGAREVHDYLLEANEAIFWDTNPIPLKTVLAWMGLLEKEWRLPLDPTTPEVEARLRQMAERYGLIPVEAA, encoded by the coding sequence ATGTTCCGCGGTTCCATACCGCCCTTACCCACACCCTTCCGCAAGGGCAAGCTGGACGAGGAGGCCCTGCGCCGCCTGGTGGAGCGGGTGGTGCAGGGGGGTTCCCACGGGGTGAGCGTGGGGGGGACCACGGGAGAGCCCGGCACCCAGACCCTGGAGGAGCGCAAGCGGGCCATGGAGGTGGTCCTGGACCAGGTGGCGGGGAGGGTGCCGGTGATCCCCGGCACGGGGGCCTTGCGCCTGGAGGAAACCCTGGAGCTCACCCGCTTCGCCCAGGAGGCGGGGGCGCAAGGGGCTTTGGTCATCGTTCCCTACTACGTGAAGCCCAACCAGGAGGGCCTTTACCGCTACTTCGCCCAGGTGGCGCAGGCGGTGCCGGACTTTCCCCTCCTCATCTACAACATCCCCGGGCGAGCCGGGGTGGAGATCGCCCCTAAGACCGTGGCTCGCCTCCGCCGCGACTTTCCCAACATCGTGGGCCTCAAGCATTCCTCCAAGGACCTGGAGTACCTCTCCCACCTCTTCGCCGAAGCGGGGCGGGACTTCCTCGTCTTCTGCGGCCTGGAAAGCCTCACCCTGCCCATGATGAGCCTGGGGGCGGTGGGCACCATCGCCGCCACCGCCAACTGGCTGCCCAAGGAGGTGGCCCTCCTCTGCGAGCGGGCCCTGGCGGGGGACTATGCGGGGGCGCGGGAGGTGCACGACTACCTCCTCGAGGCCAACGAGGCCATCTTCTGGGACACGAACCCCATTCCCCTGAAGACCGTGCTGGCCTGGATGGGCCTTTTGGAGAAGGAGTGGCGGCTTCCCTTGGACCCCACCACCCCGGAGGTGGAGGCAAGGCTTCGCCAGATGGCGGAACGCTACGGCCTAATCCCTGTGGAGGCGGCATGA
- a CDS encoding helix-turn-helix domain-containing protein encodes MVLVKYTMIGHGFSDNPTSFTALMEALGLRVLVPGDRPVLYLLSEPRPLFSAEGALLLFRPEGSLFRYRAATGFLLPEPEPEVEAFARKEGLGLALYPPWLQREEVEKALALRLFALAPGLALCGVVDLLLKLPDRPFLEVLHQATGLPLARVAPWGEVLGFAGPVPPRHPEAPGEGRGWVALEAGEGVLVAYGEEEALRRARGLLEVAARLLKVRSLERSLERMREESLGAALLEGLILGEAEAERLFAFGFAEGVEWVLALAEPPEVPGRHRLAEERRREATLELRRQAGAYLDRLGVPYLLATRGNRVAAMWQVHSPRREAEGLLKALIPGSRLGYSGVHADRAVQEAYREALIALKAARPGEALSFSGLDPVAFVLLQQSPEDLKALVERYLPLPPKLLKTLEAYMASGSVEEAAGRLHVHPNTLRYRLKRIEGVVGPLGQPETLARVHLALRARDLLLG; translated from the coding sequence ATGGTATTGGTGAAATACACAATGATTGGCCATGGCTTTAGCGATAACCCCACCTCCTTCACCGCCCTGATGGAGGCCCTGGGGCTACGGGTTCTGGTGCCGGGGGACCGCCCCGTGCTCTACCTCCTTTCCGAGCCGCGCCCCCTCTTCTCGGCGGAAGGGGCCCTCCTCCTCTTCCGCCCCGAGGGGAGCCTCTTCCGCTACCGGGCCGCCACGGGCTTCCTCCTCCCCGAGCCCGAGCCCGAGGTGGAGGCCTTCGCCCGCAAGGAGGGGCTTGGGCTCGCCCTCTACCCCCCTTGGCTCCAGCGGGAGGAGGTGGAAAAGGCCCTGGCCCTGAGGCTTTTCGCCCTGGCCCCGGGGCTTGCCCTTTGTGGGGTGGTGGACCTCCTCCTCAAGCTTCCCGACCGCCCCTTTTTGGAAGTACTCCACCAGGCCACGGGCCTCCCCCTGGCCCGGGTGGCCCCCTGGGGGGAGGTGTTGGGCTTCGCCGGGCCCGTGCCCCCCAGGCACCCCGAGGCCCCGGGGGAGGGGCGGGGGTGGGTGGCCCTCGAGGCCGGGGAAGGGGTCTTGGTGGCCTATGGGGAAGAGGAGGCCCTAAGGCGGGCCCGGGGGCTTCTGGAGGTGGCGGCCCGCCTCCTCAAGGTGCGCTCCCTGGAAAGGAGCCTGGAGAGGATGCGGGAAGAATCCTTGGGGGCAGCCCTTTTGGAAGGCCTCATCCTGGGGGAGGCGGAAGCGGAACGGCTTTTCGCCTTCGGCTTCGCCGAGGGGGTGGAGTGGGTGCTGGCCTTGGCCGAGCCCCCCGAGGTCCCGGGCCGCCACCGCCTGGCCGAGGAAAGGAGGCGGGAGGCCACCTTGGAGCTTCGCCGCCAGGCGGGGGCTTACCTGGACCGGCTTGGGGTTCCCTACCTCCTCGCCACCCGGGGGAACCGGGTGGCGGCCATGTGGCAGGTGCATAGCCCCAGGCGGGAGGCGGAGGGCCTCCTCAAGGCCCTGATCCCGGGAAGCCGCCTGGGCTACTCCGGCGTCCACGCCGACCGGGCGGTGCAGGAGGCCTACCGGGAAGCCCTCATCGCCTTGAAGGCGGCGAGGCCGGGGGAGGCCCTTTCCTTTAGCGGCCTCGACCCTGTGGCCTTCGTCCTCCTGCAACAGTCCCCCGAAGACCTAAAGGCCCTGGTGGAGCGCTACCTACCCCTGCCGCCCAAGCTCTTGAAGACCCTCGAGGCCTACATGGCCTCAGGCAGCGTAGAGGAGGCGGCAGGCAGGCTCCATGTCCACCCCAATACCCTCCGCTATCGGCTAAAGCGGATTGAAGGGGTGGTGGGCCCCCTAGGCCAGCCGGAAACCCTAGCCCGGGTGCACCTCGCCCTGCGGGCGCGGGACCTCCTCTTGGGCTAA
- the serA gene encoding phosphoglycerate dehydrogenase → MWRVLVSDDMRLGDVKYPGVLVDYRPGIAREELLEVIPAYDALITRSRTQVDAELLRRGKRLKVVGRGGVGVDNVDLEAASRLGILVVNVPEANTRSAAELAFGLLLAAARGIALSDRKIRQGEWDRKFLGLELRGKTLGIVGLGRIGGQVARFAKGFEMRVLAYDPYIPRTRAESLGVELLEHLEDLLRQSHFLTVHTPLTEETRGMIGRRELYLLPRGAVVVNAARGGIVDEKALLEVLEEGHLFAAGLDVFSQEPPPKDHPLLHHPKVVLTAHLGANTVEAQERVGEAILERVVRTLEGDLSYALNTGFDPEALAALRGFLPLGEALGKLLAQITKGRPQALEVSFLGQFDKDPEPIASAVAKGLLARVLGEGAVNLVSARPLLKDRGIGLVTRRSEEAGEYARLVEVRLTTDQEERRARGVVMGGKPRLVGIDDYALEVVPEGYLLVCVNYDRPGVVGQVGTLLGEAGVNIAGMQLGRDVPGGRALFVLAVDQKPTPEVLEALRALPVLERVDLAEMGGGGGV, encoded by the coding sequence ATGTGGCGGGTGCTGGTGTCCGATGACATGCGGCTTGGGGACGTGAAGTACCCCGGGGTCTTGGTGGACTATCGCCCCGGCATCGCCCGGGAGGAGCTCCTCGAGGTGATCCCCGCCTACGATGCCCTCATCACCCGGAGCCGGACCCAGGTGGACGCCGAGCTGTTGCGGCGGGGCAAGCGGCTTAAGGTGGTGGGCCGGGGGGGCGTGGGGGTGGACAACGTGGACCTAGAGGCGGCGAGCCGCCTGGGCATCCTGGTGGTGAACGTGCCCGAGGCCAACACCCGTTCCGCCGCCGAACTCGCCTTCGGCCTCCTTCTCGCCGCCGCCCGGGGCATTGCCCTTTCCGACCGCAAGATCCGCCAGGGGGAGTGGGACCGGAAGTTCCTGGGGCTTGAGCTTAGGGGCAAGACCTTGGGCATCGTGGGTCTGGGGCGGATCGGCGGCCAGGTGGCCCGCTTCGCCAAGGGCTTTGAGATGCGGGTTTTGGCCTATGACCCCTACATCCCCCGCACCCGGGCGGAGAGCCTAGGGGTAGAGCTTTTGGAACACCTGGAGGACCTCCTCCGCCAAAGCCACTTCCTCACGGTGCACACGCCCCTGACCGAGGAAACCCGGGGGATGATCGGCCGGAGGGAGCTTTACCTCCTTCCCCGGGGGGCGGTGGTGGTGAACGCCGCCCGGGGCGGCATAGTGGACGAGAAGGCCCTTCTGGAGGTGCTGGAGGAGGGGCACCTCTTCGCCGCAGGCCTGGACGTCTTTAGCCAGGAACCGCCCCCTAAGGACCACCCCCTGCTCCATCACCCCAAGGTGGTCCTCACCGCCCACCTGGGGGCGAACACGGTGGAGGCCCAGGAGCGGGTGGGGGAGGCCATCTTGGAGCGGGTGGTGCGCACCCTCGAGGGGGACCTCTCCTACGCCCTCAACACCGGCTTTGACCCGGAGGCCCTGGCGGCCCTCCGCGGCTTCTTGCCCTTGGGGGAGGCCTTGGGCAAGCTCCTCGCCCAGATCACCAAGGGCCGCCCCCAGGCCTTAGAGGTGAGCTTTCTCGGCCAGTTCGACAAAGACCCCGAGCCCATCGCCAGCGCCGTGGCCAAGGGGCTTTTGGCCCGGGTCCTGGGGGAAGGGGCGGTGAACCTGGTTTCCGCCCGGCCTCTCCTGAAGGACCGGGGCATCGGCCTCGTGACCCGCCGCTCGGAGGAGGCGGGGGAGTACGCCCGTCTGGTGGAGGTGCGCCTCACCACGGACCAGGAGGAGCGCCGGGCCCGGGGGGTGGTGATGGGGGGGAAGCCGCGGCTGGTGGGGATCGACGACTACGCCCTGGAGGTGGTGCCGGAGGGGTACCTGCTGGTCTGCGTGAACTACGACCGCCCGGGGGTGGTGGGCCAGGTGGGCACGCTCTTGGGGGAGGCGGGGGTGAACATCGCTGGGATGCAACTCGGCCGCGACGTGCCGGGGGGGAGAGCCCTCTTCGTCCTCGCCGTGGACCAAAAACCCACCCCGGAGGTGCTGGAGGCCTTGCGGGCGCTTCCCGTGCTGGAGCGGGTGGACCTGGCGGAGATGGGCGGAGGGGGAGGGGTTTAG
- a CDS encoding DegV family protein produces MKVALVTDSTADLPKPLREGLGIRVVPLYVHLGGRVYRDWQEITPEEIFQKVREGTAFPSTSQPSPEDFMKAYQEALQEAEHVLSIHISSKLSGTVQSAELAAQEFPGRVTVFDSLAASLGIGMMVLRAHELLQEGQSLPSVLEELKRIRQDHFVRFSVATLEFLRRGGRIGGAQALLGTLLGIKPILTLKEGRVEAAGRARGERKAREEIVKDFRTWGQGRKRIRAFFLYSAEEGAVRELKELVLASGLPVEEALVSELGAVIASHTGPGTYGFYAYSL; encoded by the coding sequence ATGAAGGTAGCTTTGGTGACGGACTCCACCGCCGATCTACCCAAGCCCCTGCGGGAGGGCCTGGGCATCCGGGTGGTACCCCTTTACGTGCACCTGGGGGGGCGGGTCTACCGCGACTGGCAGGAAATCACCCCCGAGGAGATCTTCCAGAAGGTGCGGGAGGGCACCGCCTTCCCCTCCACCAGCCAGCCTTCCCCCGAGGACTTCATGAAGGCTTACCAGGAGGCTTTGCAGGAAGCGGAGCACGTGCTTTCCATCCACATCTCCAGCAAGCTCTCCGGCACCGTGCAGTCGGCGGAGCTCGCCGCCCAGGAGTTCCCCGGCCGGGTCACGGTCTTCGACTCCCTGGCCGCCTCCTTGGGCATCGGCATGATGGTGCTCAGGGCCCACGAGCTCCTGCAGGAAGGCCAGTCGCTTCCCTCCGTCTTGGAGGAGCTCAAGCGGATCCGCCAGGACCACTTCGTGCGCTTCAGCGTGGCCACCTTGGAGTTTTTGCGCCGGGGCGGGCGCATCGGCGGAGCGCAGGCCCTTTTGGGCACCCTTCTCGGCATCAAGCCCATCCTCACCCTCAAGGAGGGGCGGGTGGAGGCGGCGGGCCGGGCCAGGGGGGAAAGGAAGGCGCGGGAGGAGATCGTCAAGGACTTCCGCACCTGGGGCCAAGGGCGGAAGCGCATCCGGGCCTTCTTCCTTTATAGCGCCGAGGAGGGGGCGGTGCGGGAACTCAAGGAACTGGTCCTCGCCTCGGGCCTTCCCGTGGAGGAGGCCCTGGTGAGCGAGCTTGGGGCGGTGATCGCCAGCCACACGGGGCCGGGCACCTATGGCTTCTACGCCTACAGCCTCTAG
- a CDS encoding DegV family protein, translated as MASTPTASRVAFVADSTLGLSPEEAEAQGIHLVPQQVIWKDRAFRDLGEITPEEVVRLLQQGERLTTSQVAPEDLKHTYERLLLHHERVVSVHVSGKLSGTVATALSVAQAFGGRVKVLDSWSLNGGLFLVLQEARRLLRSGTPWEGLEEAIAPYRERVLGYVLPKTLTYLHRSGRISGLKHLVGSLLRILPVLEVRRGEVLPGPRVRGFSEGLRKIAELFRRDFPEGALAYVAHVANPEGAEALLEAVQVEGVEVQGTLFAGAAVSVHAGPGTVALFAGPRR; from the coding sequence ATGGCTTCTACGCCTACAGCCTCTAGGGTAGCCTTTGTGGCCGACTCCACCTTGGGGCTTTCCCCCGAGGAGGCGGAGGCCCAAGGCATCCACCTGGTGCCCCAGCAGGTGATCTGGAAGGACCGCGCCTTCCGCGACCTCGGGGAGATCACCCCGGAGGAGGTGGTCCGCCTCCTGCAACAGGGGGAGCGCCTCACCACAAGCCAAGTGGCCCCCGAAGACCTGAAACACACCTACGAGCGCCTTCTCCTACACCACGAGAGGGTGGTTTCCGTCCACGTTTCCGGGAAGCTTTCCGGTACCGTGGCCACCGCCCTAAGCGTGGCCCAAGCCTTCGGGGGGCGGGTGAAGGTCCTGGACTCCTGGTCGCTGAACGGCGGGCTTTTCCTGGTGTTGCAGGAGGCGAGGCGGCTCCTCCGCTCCGGCACCCCCTGGGAGGGCCTGGAGGAGGCCATCGCCCCCTACCGGGAGCGGGTCTTGGGCTACGTCCTTCCCAAAACCCTCACCTACCTGCACCGCTCGGGGCGGATTTCCGGGCTCAAGCACCTGGTGGGGAGTCTGCTTCGCATCCTGCCGGTCCTCGAGGTCCGGCGCGGGGAGGTCCTCCCAGGCCCGAGGGTGCGGGGCTTCAGCGAGGGCCTGAGGAAGATCGCCGAGCTCTTCCGCCGCGACTTCCCCGAGGGGGCCTTGGCCTACGTGGCCCACGTGGCGAACCCCGAGGGGGCAGAGGCTCTTTTGGAGGCGGTGCAGGTGGAAGGGGTGGAAGTCCAAGGCACCCTCTTCGCCGGGGCGGCGGTGAGCGTCCACGCCGGGCCCGGCACCGTGGCCCTCTTCGCCGGGCCAAGGAGGTGA
- the dtd gene encoding D-aminoacyl-tRNA deacylase, whose amino-acid sequence MRAVVQRVSEAFVEVEGEVVGRIGLGLLVLLGVGQKDTPEDAHYLARKIVHLRVFPDAEGRMNLSLKEVGGEVLLVSQFTLYGDTRKGNRPSFVQAAPPEVGKRLYEVALEALLAQGVHVETGVYGAHMRVHLVNDGPVTLLLDSGERLRPR is encoded by the coding sequence GTGCGGGCGGTGGTGCAACGGGTGAGCGAGGCCTTCGTGGAGGTGGAGGGCGAGGTGGTGGGGAGGATCGGCCTGGGCCTCCTGGTCCTCCTGGGGGTGGGGCAGAAGGACACCCCCGAGGACGCCCACTACCTGGCCCGCAAGATCGTTCACCTTCGGGTCTTCCCCGACGCCGAAGGGCGGATGAACCTCTCCCTCAAGGAGGTGGGGGGCGAGGTACTCCTGGTGAGCCAGTTCACCCTCTACGGGGACACCCGCAAGGGCAACCGCCCCTCCTTCGTCCAGGCCGCTCCTCCCGAGGTGGGCAAGCGGCTTTACGAGGTGGCCCTCGAGGCCCTCTTGGCCCAGGGGGTCCACGTGGAAACCGGGGTGTACGGGGCCCATATGCGGGTGCACCTGGTGAACGATGGGCCGGTCACCCTTCTCCTGGACTCGGGGGAGCGCCTCAGGCCCAGGTAG
- a CDS encoding fatty acid desaturase — translation MHKVEPKDWIPLIKPYTKPNTLRSLRQVADTLLPLLALFYLAHKALSVSLPLTLALDFVAALFLVRLFILQHDAGHGSFFPKKWMNDLLGFFAGVLTLVPYHHWQLSHARHHATSGNLDKRGVGDIYTMTLEEYLQATPRERLAYRLYRNPFVMFLLGPIYVFMLSYRLPLGYGSERPSVRHSVALTNLALTLLLAGIGVFLGWKTLLFVYLPIQYLAGMVGIFLFYVQHQFEDAYWEHDPRWEHLKAAMEGSTYLKLPKVLQWLTGNIGFHHIHHLAPKIPNYHLPKVQEEVDLVKVAPTVTLKDAFQIAFADMHLHDEESRKLVGFKEAYRRLKAARGKLSL, via the coding sequence ATGCATAAGGTAGAACCCAAAGACTGGATCCCCCTCATCAAACCCTACACCAAGCCCAATACCCTGCGAAGCCTCCGCCAGGTGGCGGACACCCTCCTCCCCCTCCTCGCCCTCTTTTACCTGGCCCACAAGGCCCTTTCCGTTTCCTTGCCCCTCACCTTGGCCTTGGACTTCGTGGCGGCCCTTTTCTTGGTGCGGCTTTTCATCCTGCAGCACGACGCCGGACACGGCTCCTTCTTCCCCAAGAAGTGGATGAACGACCTCTTAGGCTTCTTCGCCGGAGTGCTCACCCTGGTGCCCTACCACCACTGGCAGCTCTCCCACGCCCGGCACCACGCCACCAGCGGCAACCTGGACAAAAGGGGCGTGGGGGACATCTACACCATGACCCTGGAGGAGTACCTGCAGGCCACCCCCCGGGAGCGCCTTGCCTACCGCCTTTACCGCAACCCCTTCGTCATGTTCCTCCTAGGGCCTATCTACGTCTTCATGCTCTCCTACCGCTTGCCCTTGGGCTACGGGTCCGAGCGCCCCTCGGTGCGCCACAGCGTGGCCCTCACCAATTTGGCCTTGACCCTCTTGCTTGCCGGCATCGGCGTCTTCCTGGGCTGGAAGACCCTCCTATTCGTCTACCTTCCCATCCAGTACCTAGCGGGGATGGTGGGCATCTTTCTCTTCTACGTGCAGCACCAGTTCGAAGACGCCTACTGGGAGCACGACCCCCGCTGGGAACACCTCAAGGCCGCCATGGAGGGGAGCACCTACCTGAAGCTCCCCAAGGTCCTCCAGTGGCTCACCGGGAACATCGGCTTCCACCACATCCACCACCTGGCCCCCAAGATCCCCAACTACCACCTGCCCAAGGTGCAAGAGGAGGTGGACCTGGTGAAGGTGGCCCCCACCGTGACCCTGAAAGACGCCTTTCAGATCGCCTTCGCCGACATGCACCTCCACGACGAGGAAAGCCGCAAGCTGGTGGGGTTTAAGGAGGCGTATCGGCGGCTCAAGGCCGCCCGGGGCAAGCTTTCCCTCTAG
- the purH gene encoding bifunctional phosphoribosylaminoimidazolecarboxamide formyltransferase/IMP cyclohydrolase: MWALLSVSDKRGIVDFARGLLDLGFRLLATGGTYRALKEASLPVTYISDFTGFPEILEGRVKTLHPKVHAALLARPDQEEELKALGLERIGVVAVNLYPFREAVARGASFAEALEQVDIGGPALLRAAAKNHLAVLPVSDPEDYPRVLQALQEGPSLEFRRALARKAFAHTAAYDAAIAEWLSGEKFPEDKFLVLRRVSPLRYGENPHQEAALYRVAGEEGPLLGARVLQGKAMSFNNYLDAEAAWNLVSEFAEPAAVAVKHQNPCGVALGETPLEAYRKAYQADPVSIFGGIVACNRPVDGETARAMAEVFLEVVLAPGYSEEALEVFARKKNLRLLEVPALAEGPYLDVRRIRGGVLLQDADTLDPMAPRVVTQRAPTEAEWRDLLFAWKVVKHVRSNAIVVAKGGMTLGIGVGQTNRYAAAKHALKTAKEGAKGAVLASDAFFPFDDVVRLAAEFGIAALIQPGGSVRDQDSIKAADEAGMAMIFTGVRHFRH, from the coding sequence ATGTGGGCGCTCCTTTCCGTTTCGGATAAGCGGGGGATCGTGGACTTCGCCCGGGGGCTTTTGGACCTGGGCTTCCGCCTTCTCGCCACGGGGGGGACGTACCGGGCCCTGAAGGAAGCCTCCCTGCCCGTTACCTATATTTCGGACTTCACCGGCTTCCCCGAGATCCTGGAGGGCCGGGTGAAGACCCTCCACCCCAAGGTGCACGCCGCCCTCCTGGCCCGCCCCGACCAGGAGGAGGAGCTTAAGGCCTTGGGCCTGGAAAGGATTGGGGTGGTGGCGGTGAACCTCTACCCCTTCCGGGAGGCGGTGGCCCGGGGGGCCTCCTTCGCCGAGGCCCTGGAGCAGGTGGACATCGGGGGCCCCGCCCTGCTCCGGGCGGCGGCCAAGAACCACCTGGCGGTCCTCCCCGTTTCTGACCCCGAGGACTACCCTCGGGTGCTTCAGGCGCTACAGGAGGGCCCGAGCCTCGAGTTCCGCCGGGCCCTGGCCCGCAAGGCCTTTGCCCACACCGCCGCCTACGATGCCGCCATCGCCGAGTGGCTCTCCGGGGAGAAGTTCCCCGAGGACAAGTTCTTGGTCCTAAGGCGGGTTTCCCCCTTGCGCTACGGGGAGAACCCGCACCAGGAGGCGGCCTTGTACCGGGTGGCGGGGGAGGAGGGCCCCCTCCTTGGGGCCCGGGTGCTCCAGGGCAAGGCCATGAGCTTCAACAACTACCTGGACGCCGAGGCCGCCTGGAACCTGGTTTCGGAGTTCGCCGAGCCCGCAGCGGTGGCGGTGAAGCACCAGAACCCCTGCGGGGTGGCCTTGGGGGAAACCCCTTTGGAGGCCTACCGAAAGGCTTACCAGGCGGACCCCGTGTCCATCTTCGGGGGCATCGTGGCCTGCAACCGCCCGGTGGATGGGGAGACCGCCCGGGCCATGGCCGAGGTCTTTTTGGAGGTGGTCCTGGCCCCAGGCTATAGCGAGGAGGCCTTGGAGGTCTTCGCCCGGAAGAAGAACCTGCGCCTCCTCGAGGTCCCGGCCCTAGCCGAAGGCCCATACCTGGACGTACGGCGCATCCGGGGCGGGGTGCTCCTCCAGGACGCCGACACCCTAGACCCCATGGCCCCAAGGGTGGTGACGCAACGGGCCCCCACGGAGGCGGAGTGGCGCGACCTCCTCTTCGCCTGGAAGGTGGTGAAGCACGTGCGTTCCAACGCCATCGTGGTGGCCAAGGGGGGGATGACCCTGGGCATCGGGGTGGGGCAGACCAACCGCTACGCCGCCGCCAAGCACGCCCTGAAGACCGCCAAGGAGGGGGCCAAGGGGGCGGTCCTCGCCTCGGACGCCTTCTTCCCCTTCGACGACGTGGTGCGCCTGGCGGCGGAGTTCGGCATCGCCGCCCTCATCCAGCCCGGGGGGAGCGTGCGGGACCAGGACTCCATAAAGGCGGCGGACGAGGCGGGGATGGCCATGATCTTCACCGGGGTGCGGCACTTCCGCCACTAG
- a CDS encoding GatB/YqeY domain-containing protein produces the protein MTIYEAIKETIKEAMKARDQKTLDFARVVKAELDRKGDGKPLPDAEAVKVLKALKEIALEQGNAFEAEFLDRFLPKEMSEEEIEAWIRENLDLSQFKIPLAAIGVVTKALGPKAPGEKVRRVIERLSS, from the coding sequence ATGACGATCTACGAGGCCATCAAGGAAACCATCAAGGAGGCCATGAAGGCCCGGGACCAGAAGACCCTGGACTTCGCCCGGGTGGTGAAGGCGGAGCTGGACCGCAAGGGGGACGGCAAGCCCCTCCCCGACGCCGAGGCGGTGAAGGTGCTCAAGGCCCTTAAGGAGATCGCCTTGGAGCAGGGTAACGCCTTTGAGGCGGAGTTCCTGGACCGCTTCCTGCCCAAGGAGATGAGCGAGGAGGAGATCGAGGCCTGGATCCGGGAAAACCTGGATCTGTCCCAGTTCAAGATCCCCCTGGCGGCCATCGGGGTGGTGACCAAAGCCCTGGGCCCTAAGGCCCCGGGCGAGAAGGTGCGGCGGGTAATCGAACGCCTGAGCTCATGA